In Chryseobacterium sp., the genomic window ATTTTTTTGTATTTTCATGACTGATCTGTTAATGGTGATCTAGTTTCTTCCAGATTTTCTGTTCATCAATCTGATGATAATTTTTATCAATTGTCGAAAACTTCAGTGTTTCCTTAGCTCCTAAAGCGAGAAACCCTAAATTTTCCAGGCTGTTGTCAAAAAGCCGGAAAACCCTTTCCTGCAGTTCTCTGTCAAAATAGATCAAAACATTCCGGCAGATAATCAGCTGGAAACTGTTAAAAGAACTGTCTGACACCAGGTTATGCGTAGATAAAATGAGCTTTTCCTGTAGACTTTTGTCAAACTTCACACTATCATAATTCGCAGTATAATAATCTGAAAAGTCCTTTATACCGCCTGACTGAATATAATTTTCAGAATACAGTTTCATCTGTTGTAAGGGAAAGACACCGGCTCTCGCCGTCTCCAGAACAGATGGATTCAGATCTGTCCCGTAAATCAGTGATTTATGATAAAGACCGGCTTCTTTCAGCAAGATGGCCATAGAATAGGCTTCCTCTCCCGTTGAGCATCCTGCGATCCAGATCCGGATTAAAGGATAGGTCCCGAGCTGAGGCAGAATTTTCTCCCGCAACGTTTTAAAAAAAAGAGGATCCCGGAACATTTCTGTAACGTTTACCGTAACTTCTTCTATGAACCGTTTTAAATACTCGGAATCATTCATGACCGTATATCTGAGCTCCGCAAAGCTGGTAAACCTGTCTAACAGGCAGATACGGTTGACCCTTCGCTTAAAGGAAGCTCTGCTGTATCCCGAAAAATCATATCCATACATTTCATAGACATCATTGATCAGGTACTCTATTTCTTCATCTTTTACAATACTCGGTTCCAGCATTAAGTCAGTTTTTCTATAGCCGTTATTAACAGGTCTACATCGATCGGTTTTGATACATAATCCTTTGCTCCCGCCTCAATACATTTCTGACGATCTTCCGGCATCGCCTGTGCCGTAACAGCAATTACGGGAATATCTGCAAGCACCGGACTGCTTCTTATAATCCTGACCGCTTCATAGCCATCCATTCCCGGCATCATCATATCCATAAGGACTACAGAAAACTGATGATCTGACTTCAGGATCTCAATAGCCTCCTGCGCCATCATACAGCTCTCCACCGCATATCCACGAGACTTTAGTGTCAGTTTCAGTGCAAATATATTACGCGGATCATCATCCACGATTAAAATTTTCTTACTCATCAGAATTTTAACTGTTTAACTTTCATATAACCACACACGGAGCAGAGATAATAACTGATCAATATCCACAGGTTTTGAGATATAATCCGAAGCTCCCGCCGTAATGCATTTTTCACGTTCTCCAATCATCGACTTTGCCGTAATGGCAATGATCGGCAATCTTCCGAACGCCGGCATTTTTCTAATTTCTTTTATCGTTTCATACCCATCCATTTCCGGCATCATCATATCCATTAAAACAACATCCACATCAGGATGCTGGTGAATCTGCTGAAGAGCATGTTTTCCATCCATGGCTACTATAACTTCAACCTTATATTTTTCCAGGGCTTTCGTTAAAGAAAAGATGTTACGGACATCATCATCGGTGATCAATACTTTTTTTCCGCTTAAAACTTCGGTTAAAGAACCCAGCACTCTTCCGCTATTGTTTTCGGAGGAGTTATTTTTTTCTTCCACCAAATGTAAGAATAAGCCGACTTCATCTAAAATTCTTTGATAAGAATGTGCTGTTTTCACCACAATAGAATCAGCATATTGCTTTATTTTCAGTTCTTCTTCTCTGGATAAATTCTGTTCTGTAAAGATAATAATCGGAAGATTTTCCAATCCTTCATAACTCTTTATAGATTCTATGACATGATATTCGTTCCCTTTCGACTTTCCAATATCTAAAATAACACAATCGACAAGGTCTGTAGTCAATGCTTTCACACTGTCTTCAACATTATGTTCAACGGACAGGGAAATGTTAAAATTACTCAGGAAATAAGACAGCGCACTGGCATGTTTGGCATTTTCTTCAACGATCAACACTTTCTGCGGACCTTTTTTTAGGGCTTCTTCAATTTTTCTGAATACATCAGTCATTTGATCTAAAGCGACCGGTTTATTGATAAAGTCAACGGCCCCTTTCATCAGACTTTCTTTTTTAAGATGCAGTACAGACATCATATGAACAGGAATAGATCTGGTCTCCGGATTAGATTTAAGCTCATCCATCACCTCCCATCCATCTTTTACAGGAAGCTGAACATCCAGTAAAATAGCATGCGGGCGGAACTTCTGTGCAGCGGACAGACCATGATCCCCTCTTACCGCTACAATTCCTTTATAATTCTGCAGATGAGCATATTTAAGAAGAGCTTTTGCAAAATTGGTATCATCCTCTATAATCAGAATGACTTTGTCGCCTTTTTTGATATGATCCCTGTCATCGGCTACATCTTCAGGAATTTCCAATGTATTCAGTAATTGAACAGCTTCAGAATCCCCATCATCCAGGATGCTTTGAATTTCCTCAACATCTTCACGAATAATCTCTACCAAATCCTGGTCTGTTTCATGCTGAATAATTTCAGTAATGGCATGCACCGGAATGATAAAACTGAATTCACTTCCTTTATTCAGTTCACTTTGCAGCACCAGCTCACCGCCTAAAAGCCTTGCAATTTCCCTGCTTATGGACAAGCCTAACCCTGTTCCCCCAAATTTTCTTTTGGTAGATCCATCAGCCTGCTGGAATGCTTCAAAAATAATTTTCTGCTTATCCGTTGCAATGCCCACTCCTGTATCTTTTACGGAAAATATAATGAAATCAGGTTTCTCTGAATGCTTTTTAATATGTAAGCCTATACTTCCTTCTGTGGTAAACTTTAAGGCATTGGACAATAAGTTCCTCAATACCTGATCTATTCTAAGACGGTCCGTTTCAATGATTTTCTGTACATCATGATCTATCTGAATATTAAATTGAAGGGCCTTATCCTGAAATACAGGATTAAACAGACTTTGCAAATCTTTAACGACTTCTTCAATCACGACATCCTGATATTCCAGGGTCATTTTACCGGATTCAATTTTTGCCAGATCCAGAATTTCATCAATCAGCGTTAATAAACTGGTCCCTGAGCTTTGAATCACTTTTGCAGATTCCACCTGGTCTTCATTCAGATTCTCATCCGGATTCTCAGCCATTAAACGGGATAGAAGAAGGATTGAATTCAGCGGGGTACGCAGTTCATGGGACATATTAGCTAAGAATTCCGACTTATACTTGGTGCTTAAGGCGAGTTCTTCCACTTTTTTCTGAATTTCATTGTTGCGTTCAGCAATCATATGGTTTTTCTCTTCCAATAATCTCGAACGTTCTTCCAGTTCAGCATTGGCCTGCATCAGTTCTTCCTGCTGCACCTTTAATTCTTCTTCCGAAGCCTGGAGTTTTTGGGTCTGGGCCTCCAGTTCCGTATTCAGATTTTCAAGCTCAGAATGCTGAACCTGCAATTCTTCTGACTGAGCCTGGGTTTCTTCTAATAACTGCTGTTCCTTTTCACGGCCTTTAGCAGCGCTCAGCGCAATTCCTATATTAATGCAGCATTCCACAAAATAGCTGATTCTGTCTTCATCAAAGCTGGAAGTAGATCCCAATTCTAAAACACCAATGGTATGACCGTCTGCAAAGATCGGAATTAAGAGTATTCCGTAGATCTTGAGGGTACTGCTGGCAAAAGTGACTACAAAATCATCTTCATGAAGGTTATTATAAACCTGGATTTTAGCATTCATAAAAGCCTGTCCTACCATTCCTTCACCCGGTTCAAAGCTCTTTTTCATATTAGCTTCCAGCCCAAAAGCTCTGTTAAGCTTTAAAACCCCTTCATCATAAAGGTATAAGGAACCATTGATACAGTTACCATATTCGATCAATTGGCTTAAGGCCTTTCCTGAAACCTCCTTCACGGTTTTATTGCCTACCAGGGACTCATTCAGTAAAGCAAGGCCTTTTTGGCGCCAGTCGCTTTTATTTATTTTATCAAAAGAAATTTTAAGGGATTCTGTCATATGGTTCAGGGAATCAACAAGGTCTCCGAGATCATCCTGTGCATTGTCTACCGCTTTTTCGCTGTAGTCACCATTGGCCACCCTGTTGGCGATCCTTTGGATAGCACTTACACGCCTTGTCATTTCCTGATCTTTTTCCTTAAGCATTCTTTCCAGCTTGTCTCTTCTGATCAGGTCTGCCCTCATTTTAATATAGAAAAATGAAGTCACCACTACTGCTGCCAGTGCTGAAAAAAGGATAAACAAAACGGTGGTTCCGGAGGAACGGTTAAGGGCTTTATTTTTAATTTCAAGCTGGCTTTCCTCATACTGCACAAAATCCCCTACAGTTTTCCGGCATCGATCCATATAGGCTTTTCCGGTCAGAATCTGCTGCTGGCTCATCACAATACCTCTGCTTCTGTTGTCAACCAGCTGTTTCAGATAGGCTATCGTACCATTAACGTTCTGCTCAAGGCTATTAAGCCGTTCCATTTGGATTCTATCCTGTAAGCCTAATGATTTTGCCCTTTCAATTGCTTTTGGGTATTCTTTTAAACCGCGCTTATAAGGTTCAAGAAAATCTTCTCTTCCGGTCAGCTGATAGCCTCTGTTTCCCGTTTCTGCATCCAATAATGCAATCAGGACATCTTTAACCGCTGTGACTGAACGCCTGCTTTTGGAAAGACTTTCCCGGTGATTCATCTGATTTTGGATACTCCAATAGGAAGCTATGGAACTGGCAATTAAAATCAAAAGCGAAAGGCCTACTCCAAACTGGAGATTTCGTATAATTTTTTTCGGCATGAAATTTAATTTAATGGTAAGGTGAAATAAAATGTAGATCCTTCGCCTACGATGCTCGAAACACCAACACTTCCATGATGCTGTTTAATGATCTCAGAGCAGATAAACAATCCGATACCCATTCCCTGAAACTGCAGTGAAGATTCTTCTACACGATAGAATTTTCGGAATACCGCTTCCTGCTTAAAATCCGGAATACCGATTCCAAAATCTGTTACATTTACTCTTACCTCCTGTGCTTCATCATCTACGAATGTGGTCACGATCACCTGATTGTTGTGGGGAGAATATTTAATGGCATTGGTGAGGAAATTGATCAGCACCTGTTCTATACGGATTTCATCCAAAGGAATCAATATATCCGGTTTCATGCCGTGGCGTTCAATTCTCACTTTATTTTCATCATGCGTCTGCAGAATGGTTTCAATAGCATTACTGATCACTTTCTCCAGGTTAACAGGTTTTTTATTAATTTTGAGTTTTCCGTTTTCAATTTTGGAAACATCCAGAAGATCGGTAATCAAGGTGTTGAGTTTTTCAATCTGACCCTGGACTTTGGTTACAAACCCCGCTTCGGAGCTTTCTTTATCCAGCTTTAATTTCCTGTCCAGTAACTGAACATAAGCTTTAATACTGGTTAAAGGAGTTTTTAATTCATGACTGGCAATACTTAAAAATTCATCTTTTTCCTTTTCTGCTTTCTTTTGTCCGTCTATATCAGTAAAAGTTCCCACCCAGTTTTTAATACGTCCTTCATCATACACCGGAGTTACCCGAAGCAAATGATAGCGGTACTTTTCGGTACCGGCACTTTTAATTCTGATCTCCAGCTCCAGCGCTTTTCCTTTCTTTCTGCATCTTTCAAATTCTTCCTGAATATCGGGATCATCCGGATGTGTTTCCGGAAAACTCTGCTCAGAGTCAGAGTAATGGTACCATTGACCATTGACGAAATCAACGATTCCTTCTTCATTCAATGTAAATGCAATCTGGGGAAGAGACTCCAGCATCAGATGGAAATGATCAATCTGAGATTTCATCGTAACCTGTGACTCCCTTCTTCCTTTCACTTCCATCTCCAGATTCTGCTGCGTCTTTTTCATCGCCATATTCTGCTCCTGAAGGTTATAAAAAGTTTTCACTTTAAGCAAAAGGATCTCAGGATCTACAGGCTTCGTTACATAATCTTTAGCTCCAGAAGCATAGCCACGTGTTATAAATTTTTTGTCAGTATTGACGGCCGATAAGAAAATAATGGGAACTTCTTTTGTTTTACTGTAATCTGCCAAAGTTTCAGCAACTTCGAAACCATCCATATCCGGCATCTGAACATCTAAAATAATTAGGGCATAATCATTTTTCAGCGCTTTGCCCAGGGCCTCTTCACCGGAATCGGCAGTATCCACTTGAAAATCTTTGGATTCGAGTAACTTTTGTAGTGAGTACAGGTTACTTTGGTTGTCATCAACAATTAAAATCATAGAAGCTAAAATCAATAATTAATTATATTTACTTTAGGTTCAAAAATACTCACAATATTTCAAAAAACATGTATTTTTAAAGACTTTGAATTGATATTACATACCACATTTTGTGCTAAGATACTGATGATATCCGGGTTAGTCCCCTAAAAAAACATGCTACCCATCTGTATAAAGAATAATCTTATCTCATCATTTTAAAAACTGTACGGATTCACAAACCGGAAACTTTTAACAGTGGGGATTAAAGTACATGGCTATTCATTCCATAGAGACTGCCATAGGGATGAGTGAAGATAGTTCCTCATAAAATATTATAACCGTTTAAAAATGAAGCATCGTGTCTGTTTCCTCTGTATTTTTGAAACTCCCATCATTCAAATAAAAATGATTAAATGCACTTAATTTTCGTCATGAGGGGTATCAACAGGTTTAGATTCAGGAGAGCCTTTCTCACGAAGCCAAATTGAAAGGACCACAAGAGAAAAAACAGCTAAAAATTCACTCTGCCAGTTTTGTAAGGATTCGAACCAAAATCTTGACTCACTAATATATTTCATAGCAGTCACAGCCGGCTCATTTTTAGAAATTTGCTCCGTATTAAAATCTTTGAGGCTTCCATAAAAATGAAAAGCAAAGCTCACTATAAATAAAATGGCAAAGGCCAGAGATAAAGAATGTTTATATATGACAAGCCAAAGTCCTCCCTTCTTTACCGGCCAGGGTGCTTTTCTGTGTGAAACAGGCTCCCTGTCTACCTCTTCTTTTTCCTCTAAAGATTTTGACTCGCTGGACCCTTTTTGGCGTAAAGAAACGGTAAGCAAAATATATAACATCATCTGTAAAAATTCACTTTCCCAGTTTTCAAAAGTAGCTTGAATAAAATGACCGCTGTGAATATATTCGCCTAAGCTCAGTACAGCCTGCCCTTCTTCCGCCAATTCCTTATTTTCGGTTTTCCAACCTGTAAAAAACTGACCGGCCCAGCATGAAAGCATCAGAATAATAAGCACAATGCTCAAGCTGTTTCTGTAAATAAAGCTTTGTTTAGACATAGGTATAATTTATATTTCCTGTCCGGGAGTGATTCTCTGTAAATTATGAACAGCAGGTGCCGTAAGCATTTTACCGTTAACACTGAAACGTGAGCCATGGCATGGGCAGTCCCAGCTTATTTCAGCACTGTTCCACCGCACTTCGCATTTTGCATGCGGGCAGGTACTTTTTAAGATATGCAGCTTCCCTTTGATTTCTTTATAAACGGCATAAGATTCGCCTTCATATTGTATAATTTTAGCTTCTCCTTCTTTAAGCTCTGTCAGCGAATCAATTTTTTCAATAAAAATTTTATCTTTTATAAAATCCGTCACAACATTTACACCTTCTTTTATAAAGTTTGAAAACCCTGCCATTGGTTTTATTCTGGCGGGATTAAAAAGCTTTTCGTATTTACTTGATCCGTTGAGAATTAAATCACTTAAAATCTGAGATGTAATAGTCCCGAACATCATTCCGTTCCCCCTGAAACCGGTTGAAACATAAACATGACCGGCACTGCCCGGTAATTTTCCGATGTAAGGCATTCCGTCAACGGGCTCGTAGTACTGGCTTGACCAGCTGTAAACCGCAGTACCCACGTCAAAATAGGTTCTGACATAATTTTCCAGTTTAGAAAAACATTCTCCGGTATCATCTGCATGACCTGTTTTATGATCTTCGCCTCCTGCAATCAACAGATCTTCACCGTTGATATTCTGAATTCTGTAATAATGATAGGGATCGGTGAGATCATAGCCCAAATCTTTAGGATAATTTTTACCGTTTAAGCTAAAGGCCATTGCATAGCTCCGGTAAGGGGCAACATAAAGATTAAGAATGTTGAGGCCCGGAGGAATATGGGTGGCATAGATTACTTTATGGGCTTTTACATTTCCTTTTGATGTCTTTAAAATTACTGTATCCTCTTGTTCATCATGGCTTTCACAAAGGCAATCTTCCACAATAAGGCCCCCTGCGTTCACAAAAGCTCCGGCAAGCCCCCTGCTATATTTTATTGGGTGAAATTGCCCCTGATCGGGAATTACAGCTGCTCTTCTGAAAGGGATGGGAAAAGGAATATCATGGGTGAAAATCATCTGATGCCCTACCTGCAGAGCTCCTTCCACAATCTCATTCAATTGTTTTTCCTGCTTTTCATCCAAAGCGAAAAGATAAGCCGTTTTATTTTCAAAATCGCAGTCGATGTTAAATTCCCGGATATTGTTTTTAATGATATTCCTGGCCTCGATTCCTACATATTTAAGAAGTTTTGCATTCTGTAAACCAAAATCTTTTATTGTCTGGGCATACGTAGTATCAAAGAAATTATTCAAATGGGCAGTCGTTCCTCCGGTGGTTCCAAAACCTATATTTGAAGCTTCCAGGAGGATACATTTTTTACCGGAAAGCTGCAGTTTAACAGCAGTGGAAACACCGGTAATCCCGCCACCCACAATCGCGACATCAAACTGTTGATTACAATCTCCGTCAGAAGAAAATCTTTTGATTTCTTCCTGCCAGATACTTTTTCGTGCTCCGTCCCTATTCATAATGACTTGTTTTTTAAGTGATCATTTTTACATGGAAATCCTATATTCCCGGCTCTTTTAATTTGAAATGATAAGTTTGTTAAGCTCAGTTTTAAAGCAACCCAGAATAAATTCAGTATAAAATAATTGAGCATCCAAAGCCTGTGTTTTGGGATGAAGTTCAATACATTTCGAAAGCACAGTTTCACCTTGGTAACCAAAAGAAAAGAAAGCAAAAATTTTAAACCCCGAGCTTCTGACAGGTGTTGCATAGCCCGTAATCGCGATCCCCCAATCTGTTTCAAATGATTGTGCAACATTCAGCGCCATGGTATCGGCAATATTTTGAGTGACACAATCATTTTCTTTAGCTTCGATCCGATTGATATTTAAAAATTTCACTTTTTCAGGCAAGGTGTAGGCCGTTATTCCCCCTTTATAAAATAAGCTTGCATTGGGCATTTGAGAAAAGGCAAGCTGTATTAATCCTGATGTTACACTTTCTGCAACTGAAACAGTTTCATTGACCGTAATTAATGAATTACTAATATATTCAAGTAAGTTTTGCTGAAATTTCATGGCATTGATAGGTACTAATTACAATTTAAATTTCTACCCCGTTATTTCCAGGGATCCAATACTACTTTTACGCATCCGTCTTCTTTTTTATGGAAAATTTCATAGCCTTTTGCCACTTCATCCAGAGAAAGACGATGGGTAATAATGTCCTCCAGCTTTACCTGTCCGTTTTCAATATATTTTAAAAGTTTATCGATAATGGCATGTACAGGTGACTGACCGGCTTTCAAGGTGATTCCTTTATCAAAAATCTGTCCGAGTTTAAAATTGTCATAATGCACAGGATAAACCCCGAGAACAGAGACAATCCCGCCACGTCTCACTCCGCTCAGGCAGGCTTCCAAAACTTTAATAGACCCTTTTTCGAAGTTGATCAATGCTTTTGCTTTGTCTAAAAAACTTCGTTCAGGCTCAAAACCTACGGCGTCGATACAGAGATCAGCACCCCGGCCGTCTGTTAAATCCCTGATTTGTTCAACAGTTTGATCCGCATTTTCCCATAGAATCGTATCACAACCGGTCAATCTTTTAATTTGTTCTAACCGGTAAGGCAAAGTATCGATCACAATAACTTTTTTCGCGTTGTGAAGAATTGCACTTTTAGCAGCCATTGAGCCCACCGGTCCGGCTCCGAAAACAGCAACCGTTTCCCCTCCTTTTAATTCACCCCACATCACCCCTGTATAGCCCGTCGGGAAAATATCCGTTAAAAACAAAACCTGTTCATCCGTAAGGTTTTCAGGAACTTTCCGGGGGCCAAAATTAGCGTATGGAACTCTTACATATTGTGCCTGTCCACCATTGTACCCGCCGTAAAGATCAGTATACCCGAACATTCCGCCGCCTTTTTCGGTAAGAATTCCGCCTTCAGGACCATAGTGATCAGGGTTGCTGTTTTCGCAGGCACCGGGAAGATCATGCTGGCAAAAATAACATCCTCCGCAAGCTACGGGAAAAGGAACCACAACCCGGTCTCCGCTTTTGAGATGGCTGATATTTTTGCCTGTTTCTTCGACAATTCCCATAAATTCATGGCCCATAACCATAGGCTTCAATTGAGGCATTCCTCCTGAATACATATGAAGATCACTTCCGCAAATTGCGGTTGAGGTAACTCTTAAAATAATGTCATTTTGATCCTGAATGATGGGATCGTCAATCGTGTCGCAGGTAATTTTACCCGGAGCGTGAAAAACTGCAGCTTTCATAATTTTAATATATTTTGATGTGTGGTGTGTTATTTAAAATTGTATGGCGTCTAGCTATTTCTTTCTTTTTCGAGTTCCCAAACACGATGTTGTGCAACTGCTTTTATAAAATCTTCGTCACTTTTTTTATGGTCAGAAGTGATGATGGCAGGATCTTCATGCTTTTTATCATTGACGTTACTGGCGTTGTAGATTTCATCGGTTTCAGCTCCAAAATAGATGGCTTTGCAATGTTTATAAGCTTCATTTACGAAATTCAAAACAGCGTGTTTATTTTCAGGATTTAAAAGTTCTTTAGCAGAATTTTCACCTGAACAGATATAAAGCGCGTCGAAACACACGCTTGAAGTATTGGTTAACGTATGTTTTGGAGTGATTAAACTTCCGTCATTAGCTTTTACGGGGGCTAAACTCGGGGCAATGAAATCCACTCTTGCTTTTTGGTTTTCAAGTTTTGTTTTTAATGTATTGACCGCATTGGCATCGGCTCCGTTTCCTACAATAAATCCTATTACCCGGCTCTCAATCGTATCTTTAACGGTATTTTCCATACTTAGCGCTTCAGAAATTTTTGTTTTAGGCTCTCTTTCTTCGCTTTGCAGATCGGCAGGATTGGCATCTGCAGGAATACTTTGATTAGGCTGCTCCGGTTTTTTGACTGTTACCCCTAATTTTTGGGCTACTTTTTCAGCCAGATCCATGTCTATAAAAGCAAGCTGGCCGACTACCCTTTCTCTGATCTCAGGAATATTCACTTTAGACAATTCAAAAGTTAAAGCCTTTTGAATATGTACTTTTTCCGGATTTGACTGGCTGTTGTAGAATAATTTTGCCTGAGAATAGTGATCTACAAAGCTTTCGCTTCTGGCTCTGATTTTCGTCCCCGAAATCCTTTCCTGATGAGAAGTAAATCCTCCTTCTTTCATCATGGCCTGAAAAGGACATCCTCCTCCTATAGAATTGGGTTCATAGCTTACTTTTCCTTTTACGATCTGCTGTCTCATGTGGCCGTCACGCTGGTTATTGTGAACGGTATTAACAGATCGGTTGATCGGGATTTCATGAAAATTCGGAGATCCTAATCTTGATAGCTGGGTATCGGTATAAGAGAATAATCTGCCCTGCAGTAGAGGATCGTTGCTGAAATCTATTCCGGGAACAAGATGACCGGGATGGAAAGCCACCTGTTCTGTTTCTGCAAAGAAATTGTCAGGGTTTCTATTTAAGGTTAAAGTTCCGACGATCTGTACAGGAACGACTTCTTCAGGAACAAGTTTGGTAGGATCCAGCAGATCGAAATCAAAATCGTTTTCATCTTCTTCAGGAATAATTTGTACTCCGAAATCCCATTCAGGGAAATGCCCGCTTTCAATAGCTTCCCAAAGATCTCTTTTATGAAAATCGGGATCAACTCCGGAGATTTTCTGCGCTTCATCCCAGGCAACGGAATGCACTCCCAATTTCGGTTTAAAATGGAATTTCACAAAGTGAACCGCTCCCTCGTTATTAATAAATTTAAATGAATGAACACCAAAACCTTCCATCATTCTCAGACTTCGGGGAATGGCACGATCACTCATTGCCCACATGATCATATGCATACTTTCAGGCATTAATGAAATAAAATCCCAAAATGTATCGTGGGCAGAAGCAGCCTGCGGAATTTCATTGTCGGGTTCAGGTTTTACCGCATGGATCAAATCAGGAAATTTCATTGCATCCTGAATAAAAAACACCGGAATATTATTCCCTACAAGATCATAATTGCCCTCTTCCGTATAAAATTTAACGGCAAAACCTCTTACATCTCTTGCCAAGTCTGTACTTCCTTTACTTCCGGCTACCGTTGAAAATCTTACGAAAACAGGAGTTTCTTTTCCCACTTCAGTTAAAAATTTTGCTTTGGTATATTTTTCAAGACTTTTATTAAGCTTAAAAATACCATGAGCTCCTGAACCACGGGCATGAACAATTCTTTCCGGAATTCTTTCATGATCAAAATGGGTAATTTTTTCCCTTAAAATAAAATCTTCCAATAAAGTGGGACCTCTGTCTCCGGATTTTAGAGAATCCTGATTATTATTAATTTTTAATCCTTGATTCGTGGTTAGTTTTTCATTTTCGTTTGATGTACTTAACGAATTTAATTGATTTAACTTTTCGTTTTGATTTTCTTTACTTTTCATATCAGATAATTTTTGTGGTGTGTATTGGTAAATGAATGCAATAATATGACCAAACTTATAAGGCTGCCCTCTGTTATTTTTAATATAACGCACTGTCTAAAAGCCATATAGGAAATTTCTATATGGCTTGGAATTATATGGATTTACAGGGTATTAATCTTCCTGCTCGGCATCAAAATTAATTGATGTCTCTGCAATTTCTGTAAGATTATAATCTGTGTCTTCTTCTTCCTGTAACGTTTTTTCCAGGAGATCAGCAGCTTTGTCGTGTCCCATTGTAATGGCAAGCTGGGCAAGACCGCCATAGGTTGCAATTTCGTAATGTTCTACTTTTTGTGCTGCAATAATTAATGCAGCATCTCTTGTCATTGAACCTTCTTCAGTTGATTTTATAATTTCTTCGCCTTCTTTAATCAATCCATCCATGGCCTCGCATTTTTTCTGTTCCGGCGTTTCACTGATGAGTTTAAACACTTTCTCCAGGCGGCTGATATGCTTTTTGGTCTGCAGCTGGTGGTCTTCGAAAGCGTCTTTCAATTCTTCAGTAGTTGCAGCATCATGCATCGTTTGCAGCGCATCTAC contains:
- a CDS encoding protein-glutamate O-methyltransferase CheR; protein product: MLEPSIVKDEEIEYLINDVYEMYGYDFSGYSRASFKRRVNRICLLDRFTSFAELRYTVMNDSEYLKRFIEEVTVNVTEMFRDPLFFKTLREKILPQLGTYPLIRIWIAGCSTGEEAYSMAILLKEAGLYHKSLIYGTDLNPSVLETARAGVFPLQQMKLYSENYIQSGGIKDFSDYYTANYDSVKFDKSLQEKLILSTHNLVSDSSFNSFQLIICRNVLIYFDRELQERVFRLFDNSLENLGFLALGAKETLKFSTIDKNYHQIDEQKIWKKLDHH
- a CDS encoding response regulator; amino-acid sequence: MSKKILIVDDDPRNIFALKLTLKSRGYAVESCMMAQEAIEILKSDHQFSVVLMDMMMPGMDGYEAVRIIRSSPVLADIPVIAVTAQAMPEDRQKCIEAGAKDYVSKPIDVDLLITAIEKLT
- a CDS encoding response regulator: MPKKIIRNLQFGVGLSLLILIASSIASYWSIQNQMNHRESLSKSRRSVTAVKDVLIALLDAETGNRGYQLTGREDFLEPYKRGLKEYPKAIERAKSLGLQDRIQMERLNSLEQNVNGTIAYLKQLVDNRSRGIVMSQQQILTGKAYMDRCRKTVGDFVQYEESQLEIKNKALNRSSGTTVLFILFSALAAVVVTSFFYIKMRADLIRRDKLERMLKEKDQEMTRRVSAIQRIANRVANGDYSEKAVDNAQDDLGDLVDSLNHMTESLKISFDKINKSDWRQKGLALLNESLVGNKTVKEVSGKALSQLIEYGNCINGSLYLYDEGVLKLNRAFGLEANMKKSFEPGEGMVGQAFMNAKIQVYNNLHEDDFVVTFASSTLKIYGILLIPIFADGHTIGVLELGSTSSFDEDRISYFVECCINIGIALSAAKGREKEQQLLEETQAQSEELQVQHSELENLNTELEAQTQKLQASEEELKVQQEELMQANAELEERSRLLEEKNHMIAERNNEIQKKVEELALSTKYKSEFLANMSHELRTPLNSILLLSRLMAENPDENLNEDQVESAKVIQSSGTSLLTLIDEILDLAKIESGKMTLEYQDVVIEEVVKDLQSLFNPVFQDKALQFNIQIDHDVQKIIETDRLRIDQVLRNLLSNALKFTTEGSIGLHIKKHSEKPDFIIFSVKDTGVGIATDKQKIIFEAFQQADGSTKRKFGGTGLGLSISREIARLLGGELVLQSELNKGSEFSFIIPVHAITEIIQHETDQDLVEIIREDVEEIQSILDDGDSEAVQLLNTLEIPEDVADDRDHIKKGDKVILIIEDDTNFAKALLKYAHLQNYKGIVAVRGDHGLSAAQKFRPHAILLDVQLPVKDGWEVMDELKSNPETRSIPVHMMSVLHLKKESLMKGAVDFINKPVALDQMTDVFRKIEEALKKGPQKVLIVEENAKHASALSYFLSNFNISLSVEHNVEDSVKALTTDLVDCVILDIGKSKGNEYHVIESIKSYEGLENLPIIIFTEQNLSREEELKIKQYADSIVVKTAHSYQRILDEVGLFLHLVEEKNNSSENNSGRVLGSLTEVLSGKKVLITDDDVRNIFSLTKALEKYKVEVIVAMDGKHALQQIHQHPDVDVVLMDMMMPEMDGYETIKEIRKMPAFGRLPIIAITAKSMIGEREKCITAGASDYISKPVDIDQLLSLLRVWLYES
- a CDS encoding response regulator; amino-acid sequence: MILIVDDNQSNLYSLQKLLESKDFQVDTADSGEEALGKALKNDYALIILDVQMPDMDGFEVAETLADYSKTKEVPIIFLSAVNTDKKFITRGYASGAKDYVTKPVDPEILLLKVKTFYNLQEQNMAMKKTQQNLEMEVKGRRESQVTMKSQIDHFHLMLESLPQIAFTLNEEGIVDFVNGQWYHYSDSEQSFPETHPDDPDIQEEFERCRKKGKALELEIRIKSAGTEKYRYHLLRVTPVYDEGRIKNWVGTFTDIDGQKKAEKEKDEFLSIASHELKTPLTSIKAYVQLLDRKLKLDKESSEAGFVTKVQGQIEKLNTLITDLLDVSKIENGKLKINKKPVNLEKVISNAIETILQTHDENKVRIERHGMKPDILIPLDEIRIEQVLINFLTNAIKYSPHNNQVIVTTFVDDEAQEVRVNVTDFGIGIPDFKQEAVFRKFYRVEESSLQFQGMGIGLFICSEIIKQHHGSVGVSSIVGEGSTFYFTLPLN
- a CDS encoding DUF6766 family protein encodes the protein MSKQSFIYRNSLSIVLIILMLSCWAGQFFTGWKTENKELAEEGQAVLSLGEYIHSGHFIQATFENWESEFLQMMLYILLTVSLRQKGSSESKSLEEKEEVDREPVSHRKAPWPVKKGGLWLVIYKHSLSLAFAILFIVSFAFHFYGSLKDFNTEQISKNEPAVTAMKYISESRFWFESLQNWQSEFLAVFSLVVLSIWLREKGSPESKPVDTPHDEN